In a single window of the Candidatus Celerinatantimonas neptuna genome:
- the sohB gene encoding putative protease SohB, translating into MDFLYNLGLFLGEAVIIVVAIGAIVLILLAASMKSRHKSAGLIVDDLSSHFSEIEEQVSHDLRNKGEQKAHQKALKAQRKKEKKQSKEDETKLYVIDFKGSIDAKEVGSLREEVTAVLAVAKPTDEVLVRLESGGGMVHSYGLAASQLARLRSANIPLTIAVDKVAASGGYMMASIGNKILAAPFAIVGSIGVVAQLPNFHRLLKKNDIDYEQLTAGKYKRTITMFGENTDEGREKFRDELEDAHGLFKSFISEYRPGLDIESVATGEHWYGRKAIELGLVDTITTSDDYLMQRYRSVQVLRVQYLVKKKLTEKLGHSVSAGVEKAFTKIMSQSKWDWLQ; encoded by the coding sequence GTGGATTTTTTATACAATTTGGGGTTGTTTCTCGGTGAGGCTGTAATTATTGTCGTTGCAATTGGTGCAATCGTATTGATATTACTGGCCGCCAGTATGAAATCACGACATAAATCAGCTGGATTGATTGTCGATGATCTTTCATCTCATTTCAGTGAAATTGAAGAGCAGGTCAGCCATGACTTGCGAAACAAAGGAGAGCAAAAAGCTCATCAGAAGGCGTTGAAAGCCCAACGCAAGAAAGAAAAAAAACAGTCTAAAGAAGACGAAACAAAACTATATGTTATTGATTTTAAAGGAAGTATCGATGCAAAAGAGGTTGGTTCTCTACGTGAGGAAGTGACTGCTGTGCTGGCTGTTGCCAAGCCAACGGATGAAGTTCTGGTTCGTTTGGAAAGTGGTGGCGGTATGGTGCATAGTTACGGGCTCGCCGCATCTCAGTTAGCCCGGCTTCGTTCAGCAAATATTCCGTTAACCATTGCGGTTGATAAAGTGGCTGCCAGTGGCGGTTACATGATGGCCAGCATCGGAAATAAAATTTTAGCTGCGCCGTTTGCCATTGTCGGTTCGATAGGTGTAGTTGCACAATTACCTAATTTTCATCGGTTATTGAAAAAAAATGATATCGATTATGAACAACTGACGGCTGGTAAATATAAACGGACGATTACTATGTTCGGCGAAAACACGGATGAAGGCCGGGAAAAATTTCGTGATGAACTCGAAGATGCTCATGGGTTGTTTAAATCATTTATCAGTGAATATCGCCCAGGTTTAGATATTGAATCGGTTGCAACCGGTGAGCATTGGTATGGCCGAAAAGCGATTGAATTAGGATTGGTTGACACGATTACCACCAGTGATGACTACTTGATGCAACGCTATCGTTCTGTTCAGGTTTTACGGGTTCAGTATCTTGTGAAAAAGAAATTGACCGAAAAATTAGGGCATTCTGTTTCTGCTGGTGTTGAAAAGGCATTTACTAAAATCATGAGCCAAAGTAAATGGGATTGGCTTCAATAA
- the lcfB_2 gene encoding Long-chain-fatty-acid--CoA ligase encodes MDLINQWLTRGAVEYPTRLALQGHWVHSDEIASLCYRDLAHKVESCVQQLQESGVKRVLFRADNSLNWALADLSAMKAGLVFIPVPTFFNESQVAHLIDASSADAFWGDWPEWDELQSYGLVAGLPLWVDEVDCPNPLIDDTQKITFTSGSTGQPKGVCLSRQVLGNMAQFLAKGLYESRVILGHHLSVLPLTTLLENICALYVPLALGACSIICRSEFVGLSGSSRFDANRFAMALRKFSPHSLVVTPALLSVLVHFARQMPDVCQSLRFVALGGAKVAPDLLHQVSQMGIPVYQGYGLSECASVVSLNLPRSNRVGSVGKPLANRQLKIDAQGHLHVKGSLMLGYLGQAGMSDQWLDTGDLARIDEDGFLYIQGRSSHLIITSFGRNISPEWVESEAQKWPILSDMVVFGDGQKSVCALVILRGVSEETSSITRSLEKAIAELNQTLPDYARIGCLFWSMSGSSLLHDLRTGNGRWRRQQVAQYLNDQVLQLNADLVHPVIFSLEHATDLQA; translated from the coding sequence ATGGATTTGATTAACCAATGGTTAACCCGGGGCGCAGTTGAATATCCAACTCGACTGGCACTGCAAGGGCATTGGGTCCATTCCGATGAGATAGCTTCTCTTTGTTATCGGGATCTTGCTCATAAAGTAGAAAGTTGTGTACAACAGTTGCAAGAGAGTGGTGTCAAAAGAGTTTTATTTCGCGCAGACAATAGCCTGAATTGGGCTTTAGCCGACTTGAGTGCAATGAAAGCAGGCCTTGTTTTCATTCCTGTCCCGACTTTTTTTAACGAATCGCAAGTGGCCCATCTCATTGATGCGAGCAGTGCCGATGCATTCTGGGGCGATTGGCCTGAGTGGGATGAGCTTCAATCATACGGGTTAGTGGCCGGGTTACCTTTATGGGTTGATGAAGTGGATTGTCCGAATCCTTTAATCGATGATACTCAGAAAATCACCTTTACTTCGGGCTCGACAGGTCAGCCTAAAGGAGTGTGTCTGAGTCGTCAGGTGTTAGGCAACATGGCTCAGTTTTTAGCTAAAGGTCTGTATGAGAGTCGCGTGATTTTAGGGCATCACCTAAGTGTTCTTCCATTAACAACGCTTCTTGAAAATATCTGTGCATTGTATGTTCCGTTGGCGCTTGGGGCCTGCAGTATTATTTGCCGCAGTGAATTTGTCGGGCTTAGCGGCTCCAGTCGATTTGATGCGAATCGATTTGCGATGGCTTTGCGAAAATTCTCGCCACATTCATTAGTCGTGACACCTGCATTGCTTAGTGTATTAGTACATTTTGCCAGGCAGATGCCTGATGTTTGTCAGAGTTTACGGTTCGTTGCTCTGGGAGGGGCTAAAGTGGCACCGGACTTACTTCACCAGGTCAGTCAGATGGGTATTCCGGTTTATCAGGGATATGGATTATCTGAATGTGCTTCGGTTGTAAGCCTGAATTTACCCCGGTCAAATCGGGTTGGCAGTGTGGGTAAGCCACTGGCTAATCGTCAATTGAAGATTGATGCACAAGGACATCTTCATGTGAAAGGGTCTTTGATGCTTGGATATTTAGGCCAGGCAGGTATGAGTGACCAATGGCTGGATACAGGCGATTTAGCACGCATCGATGAGGACGGATTTCTTTATATTCAGGGACGATCATCTCATTTGATTATTACCAGTTTCGGAAGAAATATTTCTCCCGAATGGGTGGAAAGTGAAGCTCAAAAATGGCCCATCCTCTCGGATATGGTGGTCTTTGGAGATGGACAAAAGAGTGTTTGTGCATTGGTCATATTAAGAGGTGTATCAGAAGAGACATCCTCCATCACGCGATCGCTTGAAAAAGCCATTGCCGAATTGAATCAGACATTGCCGGATTATGCTCGTATCGGATGTCTGTTCTGGAGCATGTCCGGGTCGTCATTGCTTCACGATTTACGTACGGGAAATGGCCGCTGGCGTCGCCAGCAGGTCGCGCAATATCTAAATGATCAGGTTTTACAGTTGAATGCTGATCTGGTCCATCCCGTTATTTTTTCACTTGAGCATGCAACAGATCTGCAAGCTTGA
- the yciK gene encoding putative oxidoreductase YciK, whose product MMSHSLFTDHLHFIPTPDFLMGKTVLVSGASDGIGRCAAKYYSRFGADLILLGRNKDKLIGVAHEISPTGRQILAIPLDLSTATTNDYKTLTAKISSFKPQLDGALLSAGILGDLSPITDIDIGNFDEVFNLNVRSQLLLTQALLPLLLKASSSSLILTTSSVGKKSRATWGSYAISKFALEGLMQTIADEYSGTSLRTNCINPGATRTKMRAKAKPEENPMILKTPKDIMSGYLFLMDQRSIGINGQTLDAQPK is encoded by the coding sequence ATGATGAGCCATTCCCTATTTACGGATCACCTTCATTTCATCCCAACACCTGATTTTTTAATGGGGAAAACAGTCCTGGTTAGCGGTGCCAGTGACGGTATCGGACGCTGCGCAGCAAAATATTATTCCCGGTTTGGAGCTGACCTTATTTTACTGGGACGAAATAAAGACAAACTAATCGGTGTCGCCCATGAGATTTCGCCAACAGGCAGACAGATCCTCGCAATTCCACTGGACTTGTCCACGGCAACTACAAATGATTACAAAACACTTACAGCAAAAATTTCATCGTTTAAACCACAATTAGATGGCGCCTTACTAAGTGCTGGAATACTTGGAGATCTCTCCCCCATTACCGATATTGACATTGGCAACTTCGATGAGGTTTTCAATCTTAATGTCCGCTCACAATTACTCCTGACTCAGGCACTGCTCCCTTTACTTCTTAAAGCATCAAGCAGCTCTTTAATTCTAACCACTTCGAGTGTTGGGAAGAAAAGTCGTGCGACATGGGGCAGTTATGCGATTTCAAAATTTGCGCTGGAAGGATTAATGCAAACAATTGCCGATGAATATTCAGGCACTTCACTTAGAACGAACTGTATCAATCCGGGAGCAACCAGAACAAAAATGCGCGCTAAAGCTAAACCTGAAGAAAACCCCATGATTTTAAAAACACCTAAAGATATTATGTCGGGTTATTTATTTTTAATGGACCAACGCAGCATCGGCATAAATGGGCAAACTCTGGATGCACAACCTAAATGA